The Rhododendron vialii isolate Sample 1 chromosome 6a, ASM3025357v1 genome includes a window with the following:
- the LOC131328459 gene encoding uncharacterized protein LOC131328459, with protein sequence MDPLKYLFEKPDLTGKLARWLLMLIEFELKYVTKKLVKARAVAEFLADHPVEGGEDAEFEFPDEDLMTIVEDVWKLYFDGAVNQRGFGIGVFFISPKGSHIPLAFKLNFEVTNNQAEYEANGDWKVKEEKLKLYHQDLEDLIPHFNKVTFTHVPRLKNQFADALATLVAMVEIPIGVRLRPIVIEQRDSLLCFHGVEAKRVMKEIHEGVCGPHMNGMMLRKKILRQGYFWYTIETECIEYVRRCHKCQIHANLMLVSPSELHQMTSPWPFLVWGIDVIGRIVSAASNGHKFILVAIDYFTKWVFVSDNGHFKSRARDVLEEFQIQVHKSTVYRLQTNGAIEAANKIVKMILEKTIQSSTNWHDQLPLALWGYWMSVRTPTGAIPYSLVYGMEAMLPIELEVLSL encoded by the exons atggaccCTCTTAAGTACCTATTTGAGAAGCCAGATCTTACTGGAAAGTTGGCAAGATGGCTGCTCATGTTGATAGAATTTGAGCTCAAATATGTCACCAAAAAGTTAGTGAAAGCAAGAGCCGTTGCAGAATTCTTGGCTGACCACCCCGTCGAGGGGGGTGAGGATGCTGAGTTTGAGTTCCCAGATGAAGATCTGATGACCATAGTTGAGGATGTTTGGAAATTGTACTTTGATGGAGCTGTCAATCAGAGAGGGTTTGGAATTGGCGTGTTTTTTATTTCACCTAAAGGATCACACATTCCACTTGCGTTCAAGCTAAATTTTGAAGTCACCAACAATCAGGCGGAATATGAG GCCAACGGTGATTGGAAAGTTAAAGAGGAAAAGCTAAAGCTATACCACCAGGACCTTGAAGACCTCATCCCTCATTTCAACAAAGTGACTTTTACTCATGTACCAAGGCTTAAGAACCAATTTGCAGATGCCCTCGCAACATTGGTGGCCATGGTCGAAATTCCCATTGGTGTGAGATTAAGACCCATCGTAATTGAGCAAAGAGATTCACTG TTATGTTTCCATGGCGTGGAAGCCAAAAGGGTAATGAAAGAGATTCATGAGGGAGTGTGTGGTCCTCATATGAACGGCATGATGCttagaaagaaaattttaaggCAGGGATACTTTTGGTACACCATAGAAACGGAATGCATAGAGTATGTGCGTAGATGTCACaagtgccaaatccatgccaacctTATGCTTGTTTCGCCATCAGAACTACATCAGATGACTTCTCCCTGGCCTTTCTTAGTATGGGGGATCGATGTTATTGGAAGAATTGTGTCGGCGGCGTCCAACGGCCACAAGTTCATCTTAGTTGCCATTGATTATTTCACAAAGTGG GTATTTGTATCAGATAATGGCCACTTCAAAAGCCGTGCAAGGGACGTTTTGGAGGAGTTTCAGATCCAAGTGCACAAGTCAACGGTTTACCGGTTACAAACTAATGGAGCAATAGAAGCAGCAAACAAAATAgtcaaaatgattttggaaaagacCATCCAGTCCTCAACAAATTGGCATGACCAGCTGCCATTAGCATTATGGGGATATTGGATGTCCGTTCGTACTCCAACAGGAGCGATACCCTACTCTCTGGTCTACGGTATGGAGGCCATGCTCCCCATTGAGCTAGAGGTTCTATCTCTTTGA